The proteins below are encoded in one region of Shewanella putrefaciens:
- a CDS encoding GNAT family N-acetyltransferase, with protein sequence MEKQTSVSNVTLRPIKQSDLEQLFIHQRDPIACQLAQFPPRDREAFFAHWQQNILGQASVLALGIEVDGLLVGNIGHWHMDGQALIGYWIDRAFWGRGVATLTLSAFLPLVASRPLFAHVAKHNIASQRVLQRHGFVNSNGLIQEEDDAAPLFEFVLR encoded by the coding sequence ATGGAAAAGCAGACAAGCGTGTCGAATGTGACGCTACGGCCAATCAAGCAAAGCGACCTTGAACAACTCTTTATCCATCAACGGGATCCGATTGCTTGCCAATTGGCCCAGTTTCCCCCGCGGGATCGCGAGGCTTTTTTTGCCCATTGGCAGCAAAATATTCTCGGGCAGGCGTCTGTGCTGGCACTGGGGATAGAGGTGGATGGTCTGCTTGTGGGAAATATCGGCCATTGGCATATGGATGGACAGGCGCTGATTGGTTATTGGATTGACCGCGCATTTTGGGGGCGTGGGGTGGCGACGTTAACCTTGAGCGCTTTTTTACCTTTAGTCGCCTCAAGGCCGCTTTTTGCCCATGTGGCGAAGCATAACATCGCATCTCAGCGGGTGTTGCAACGCCACGGATTTGTAAATTCGAATGGTTTAATTCAAGAGGAGGATGACGCTGCGCCATTGTTCGAGTTTGTGCTGCGCTGA
- a CDS encoding LrgB family protein, translated as MSNLDLSTVGLSSLLFSQTGLALLSLLLTLCSYFAAKRLYQRHKVWWLAPIVFAPVVITLLVFNLDIPLPTYFEYTHWLMAMLAPATIAFALPIYRERQLIRQYPLTLTLGVVAGLFLGMISSWLLVKWVPLPAELSRSLLVRSVSTPFAMEATGAFGGVPELTAMMVLITGIIGMLVCEPLFKLMHIRTSLGKGVALGASAHGAGAAKASELGQQEGVIASLTMIFIGIAMVLGAPVFAVIFS; from the coding sequence ATGTCTAACCTAGATCTAAGCACTGTGGGTTTATCCTCGTTATTGTTTTCTCAAACAGGGCTAGCACTGCTTAGCCTATTGCTGACCTTATGCAGTTATTTTGCCGCTAAACGTTTATATCAACGCCATAAAGTCTGGTGGCTAGCCCCGATAGTATTCGCCCCTGTGGTGATCACTTTATTGGTATTTAACTTAGATATTCCCTTACCGACCTATTTTGAATATACCCATTGGTTAATGGCCATGTTGGCACCGGCGACCATCGCCTTTGCGCTGCCGATTTACCGCGAACGCCAGTTGATCCGTCAGTACCCACTTACTCTCACTCTGGGTGTAGTTGCAGGGCTATTTTTGGGGATGATCTCGAGTTGGTTGTTAGTGAAGTGGGTGCCACTTCCCGCTGAGCTTTCAAGGAGTCTATTAGTGCGCTCGGTTTCAACGCCCTTTGCGATGGAGGCGACGGGTGCATTTGGTGGGGTGCCAGAGCTTACCGCCATGATGGTACTCATCACAGGGATTATTGGCATGTTAGTGTGTGAACCTTTATTTAAACTGATGCATATTCGAACCTCGCTAGGTAAAGGTGTTGCGCTGGGGGCATCGGCCCATGGGGCTGGCGCCGCCAAAGCCAGCGAGTTAGGCCAGCAGGAGGGCGTTATCGCCAGTTTAACCATGATTTTTATCGGTATTGCTATGGTGTTAGGCGCTCCGGTGTTTGCAGTGATCTTCAGTTAG